From Spea bombifrons isolate aSpeBom1 chromosome 6, aSpeBom1.2.pri, whole genome shotgun sequence, a single genomic window includes:
- the TUSC2 gene encoding tumor suppressor candidate 2 translates to MGGSSSRARGLWPFSSPGPETPGNTEQSLARIHKATPFIFTRRGSMYFDEDGDLAHEFYEETIVTKNGRKRAKLKRIQKNLRPQGTVKLDHPCIHVDFPVVLCEV, encoded by the exons ATGGGCGGCAGCAGCTCAAGGGCCCGAGGTTTGTGGCCTTTCTCCTCTCCTGGACCGGAGACTCCTGGAAACACCGAACAGAGCTTAGCACGGATCCACAAGGCAACTCCTTTCATTTTTACCCGCAGAGG ctcgaTGTATTTTGATGAGGACGGAGACTTGGCACATGAATTCTACGAGGAGACGATTGTAACAAAGAACGGACGTAAACGCGCGAAGCTGAAACGTATACAGAAGAATTTAAGACCCCAG GGCACAGTTAAATTAGACCATCCGTGCATCCATGTGGACTTCCCTGTCGTTCTGTGTGAAGTCTGA